DNA from Halodesulfovibrio sp.:
CAGTCCCGTTACCTTGCAGGTCTCGTAGCTGGTTCTATGACCAAATCTAACATCATCGGTTATGCTGCTGCATTCCCGATTCCAGAAGTTAAGCGTGGCATTAACGCATTTACTCTTGGTGTACGTGCTGTAAATCCTAAAGCAAAAGTTCATGTTGTATGGACAAAAACTTGGTATGACCCTGCAACTGAAAAAGAAGCTGCAAAATCTCTTATCGATATCGGTTCTGATGTAATTGCACAGCATCAGGATTCTCCTGGTCCTCAGGAAGCAGCTGAAGAAGCAGGCATTTACTCTATCGGCTACAACTCTGATATGTCAGAATTTGCTCCTAAAGCACACCTTACTTCCGCAGTTTGGAACTGGGCAGCATTTTACCCGATGGTTGTTGAAAAAGTAAGAAAAGGCGAATGGAAAGCTGACCACTACTGGTGGGGACTTTCTGAAGGTGTAGTTGACCTTGCTCCTTACGGCGACATGGTACCGAAAGATGTGCGTACTATGGTTGATGCTCGTAAAGAAGAAATCAAAAATGGTACATTCAAGGTGTTCACAGGCCCTATCAAAGACCAGTCCGGTGCTGTTCGCATCAAAAAAGGCGAAGTTGCTTCTGATGACGTGCTTGCCGGTATGGATTGGTTTGTTGAAGGTGTAGAGGGCTCTAACCAGTAGCCGTTGGGCTAATCTGGAGTATCTTAGCTTATGCTAGGTTTTACGATTCAAAAACGTCAGGAGCCTCTTAAGTGGGGCTCCTTTTTTATCTTTCTGGTTGCGTTGGTCTTCTCCCTTGGCGTGAGCGGCTTACTTTTAGCTGTACAGGGAAAACCACCGTTCGAAGCAATGTACCTGTTATGGGACGGAGCTTTTGCACATGACTGGGCACTTGAGGATACCATTCTCAAAGCCATACCTATTTTTCTTTGCTCACTGGGCGTTGCTGTCTGCTTCCGTATGCAGATTTGGAACATCGGAGCAGAAGGGCAATATGCTCTTGGCGCAATGGGGGCTACATGGGTTGTGCTGAGTATGCCGGATGCACCTGTATGGGCGTTGATGCCGCTTATGTTTCTCGCTGCCGCCGCCTTTGGAGCACTTTGGGCTATCATTCCAGCATTGTTGCGCGAAAAGATGGGGCTGAATGAAATTATTTCTACGTTGATGCTCAACTATATCGGCATCTTGCTTTTACAGTATCTAGTGTACGGTGCGTGGAAAGACCCTGCAAGCTTCGGTTTCCCTATGACGATCATGTTTCCTGATACAGCGATTATCGGTGAGTTATTTGGTCGTATCCATTGGGGGATTCTTGTCTGTGCCGGAGCCGGTATTGCTCTGACAGTATTCTTAAAGCACACACGGCTTGGCTTTGAGATTATGGTCAGTGGTGAGAACCCGCGTGCTGCTCGCTATGCACGTATGCCATATAGTGCGCTTGTTGTGTTGGTTATGGGTATTTGCGGTGCGTTGGCTGGCTGGGCAGGACTTATTGAGACATCTGCAACGCTTAACCGTCTGCAACCGACTGTTGTCGTAGGCTACGGCTTTACCGCAATTGTTGTTGCGTGGCTTGCGCGATTGCGTATTACTTCAATTGCCGGTTACTCTATTTTGCTTGCAGGCTTACGAGTCGGTGTAGAAAACTTACAGTTGGAATTGCAGGTTCCGGCTTCGTTTACCGGCATCATGCAAGGACTTATTCTGTTGAGCGTGTTGGCTGGACAGTTCTTTAACTGGTACTCATTCCAGAGAAGCAAGCGAGGATAATCGTGGGCTTAGAACTTATTATTCCTATTCTGGCTGCGACTATTCAGTCCGGTACTCCGATTTTGTATGCAACACTTGGCGAGATGCTCACGGAGCGTTCCGGTGTATTGAACCTTGGTGTTGAAGGGATGATGATTTTCGGCGCTTTTTTTGCGTTTGTAATTTCATATTATACCGGAAATCCTTGGCTTGCATTTGCCTGTGCGGGTATTCTTGCTGGAATTTTGGGGCTTGCGCATGCTGTGGTCTGCCTTGTTTTTCAAGGGAATCAGGTTGTATCCGGACTCGCATTGACCATTCTTGGTGTCGGACTTGCTGACTTTCTCGGCACACCATACGTAGGCATGTCTGCTGCGGGATTTTCTCCGTTTTCGCTTCCCTTGCTGTCCTCCATTCCAGTGATTGGTGATATCTTTTTTAAGCACGATGCACTTGTGTATGTGTCTTTCTTTCTACCGTTTTTGTTCTGGTTCTTTATGAACAGAACACGCTGGGGGCTTGCCCTTGGTGCTGCTGGCGAAAATCCGGCTGCATGTTTTGCGGCAGGACTTAATCCCGTGAAGTTGCGGTGGGCTGGTATTTTCTTCGGTGGTGTATTGTGTGGACTTGGTGGCGCGTACCTTTCTCTCGCCTACACCCATCTCTGGACAAATAATATGACAGCGGGGCGTGGGTGGATTGCGGTAGCCTTGGTTATTTTCGCTTTCTGGCGTCCGGGACGCGCAATGTTCGGTGCGTACCTTTTTGGTGGTATTATGGCTTTTCAGCTTCGGTTACAGGCGGTTGGTGCAACATTGCCGTCATCGTTGCTGCTTATGCTTCCGTACGCTCTGACAATTGTTGTTCTTCTTTTTTCATCAGCGCGAGGCAAGGGGCGTCAGGCTCCTGCGGCTCTTGGCGTGAATATTGAGCCGGGGGAATAAGTCGTGGCAGAATATGTAAACAAGCGAACCAACCGTGGAGCGTTTGCCGGTCAATCTCCATTTGTACGCCTGCAAGGTATCAGCAAGCATTTTGGAAAGGTACGAGCAAACCACGAGATAACACTGGATATTCGTCCCGGTATGATTAAAGCCCTTCTCGGAGAAAACGGAGCGGGGAAATCTACCTTGATGTCTATCCTTTCAGGACGATTTCAGCAAACTTCCGGTGATATTCTTGTCGATGGGGCTTTGACACTTTTTTCTTCGCCGAAAGATGCAATCAAGGCGGGCATCGGCATGGTGTACCAGCATTTCATGCTTGTCGAATCCATGACCGTTGCACAAAATGTTTTACTAGGTCAGGAAAAAGCGTTTCTCATCAGCCCGAAAGAACAGGAAAGAGAAGTTGCAGAGCTGGCTGAACAGTACGGATTGCCAATTGATCCTTCTGCAACAGTTTCTACGCTTTCCATGGGGGAAAAGCAGCGCGTAGAAATCCTTAAGCTGTTGTATCGTGACAGCCGTGTACTTATTCTTGATGAACCAACAGCTGTATTGACGCCAACAGAAACAGAGCAACTGTTTGAAGCTATGTGGCGCATGGCAGACCAAGGTAAGTCACTCGTTTTTATTTCTCATAAGCTGAAAGAAGTTATGGCGGTTGCAGATGAGATTGCTATTCTTCGCAAAGGTGAAGTGGTAGACGAGTTTAAAGAAGCTGATGTGCCGAACGAAACCGTACTTGCTAACCGTATGGTAGGGCGTGATGTTGAGCTTTCACTTGATGCACAACCGGCAGAGCTTGGTGCAACCGTTCTGGATGTTCAAGGATTGGACGGGGACGGACTTGAAGATATCATGCTGTCTGTCAAAAAAGGCGAGATTGTCGCCATTGCCGGTGTAGCAGGCAATGGTCAGAAAGAACTTGTTGAAGTTATTTGTGGTCTTCGTAAGCCTGTGCGGGGCGACGTTGCAATTCTTGGCTTGGAGTGGCACGACTTTTACCCACGGCCCCCAAGAAAAGGGCGATCACTGGCGTATATTCCAGAAGATCGTCAGGGTCTTGCCACATGCAAGTTTGTTGATCTTGTCGATAACTTTTTGCTTACTACGCGTCACTCCTTTACCACAGGACCTTTTTTGAATCGTAGTAAGGCAATTGATACCACTGTTGAAATTGTAGAACAGTTCAACGTACAACCCGGACACATTGATGCTGACGCACGTTCTCTTTCTGGTGGTAACCTACAAAAGCTTGTAATCGGTCGTGAGTTTTATCGACAGCCGGATATTATTGTTGCCGAGAACCCGACACAGGGTTTGGATATTTCTGCTACAGAAGAAGTATGGCAGCGTTTGCTTGAAGTACGCAGCCGTGCAGGTATTTTACTCATTACCTCTGAACTTAATGAAGCGCTACAGTTGGCTGACCGTATTGCCGTTATGTATCGGGGGCGCATAATCGATCAGTTCCCGAAATCAGACACTAAAAAAGTGAATGCAATCGGTTTGATGATGGCGGGTGTTACGCCTGAGTAGACTGATGTGGATAAATAAAAATAGCGAAGCCCGTGCAATAAGAAGTTGCACGGGCTTTTATTATTATATGTAAAAGGAGGCTATGAAGGGTTAACCGGATGCAGCTCTTTAGCAAATTCAACCAGATGTCCTGTAGGGTCTTTGACCATAGCAGATTCAAAATTCCATGGTTTGACTTCTGGCTTTGTTACAGTGCTAGCGCCGTTTGCTAACGCTTTTTTATACGTTTCAGTTACATTATCCACCTCAAAGCCTATCTGCATTCCGAGTGCTGTGTTGTCTGGATGTGCTCTTTGATATCCCTGTGGAACAAGTTGAGTGGCAAGTTCATGCTGAGCAAAGGCAAGTACTGTCTCTCCGGTTTCCATTTCTGCGTACGTACCACTTTCATGCGTGAAGCGGAGCTTCAGACCGAGTACGTTTTGGTAGAACGCAATTGCTGCCGGAATGTCATCAACATATAGAGTAACGTAACCTAGCTTCATCGTGTGTTCCTCCAGAAAATACGAGTTAATGGTGATCTTGCTATGTGTACTTTTACCCTAATCCAGCAAGCAAGAAAAGAGGGATATGTGATTTTGATGATTCTTACTATCCAAAATGATAGTATATTTTCACAATATTCAGGCAGAACTATGAACACTGCTGATTGAAAGTAGATAGCATTTATACCCCAAAAAGCAGGCTCCCTTGTGGGTGGGAGCCTGCTTTTTATGATTCTTAGCTAATAGATTTCACTTGTGAAGGTAAACAGTGCTGTTGCATGTGCGGGTAAAGTTTGGCGTTACGATTGTTGCTGATGACAAGCGTGCTGGTGGCATTATTATTTGAGAATCATTAGCTAAGTTGAGAATGTGGTAACCGCGCCTAGGGTTGATGTAAGCTTTCTTGTGTGGCGTGGTTGCGACATTTGTAAATAGTTATATTGTTGTTCCTGTGCGGTATATTTGGGGTTGGCAATGTCGAGTGTGCTGCCTGCACAGTAGGGGACACCCGAAGGTGTCCCCTGTGATTGGATTCAATTAAAGAGGACCAGTACTCATTACAGGACTGAGTTCTTCAATTTTATTGTTTTTGATACGCCAGTTGTAGATGTCTTCCATATCTTTGTAGACCTGGAAAACTTGGAAGAAGCCATGCCAGTGTGAATAGTCAGGACCATTCATAGCTGAACCGTGGCGAGCACGACGACCACAATGGTGCCACAGGTAGTACATAAGTTCCTGATATGGATCTTTCCATTTATCTTCTTTGAGCAGACCCTTGGCAGCGAGTTCTTTCTTCATTTTTACAGCGCCGTCCCAGTACTTGTTGTACAGAGCAACACTGTTATCCAGCAGCTGACGCTGTGCGTCGATGTGGGATTCACCGTGACAGCTTTTACAAACCTGACGCATCTTCTTGTCGCCTTCAACGCCATCTCCGCGTTCACCAGTACGGATTTCGGAACGTTTGTGTACAAGGTTCCATTTGAGACGGGATGTTACGTTGTGCGTAGACTCAAGTGTGCCGATGCCGCTCATATGGCAGACCGCACAGGTAGGTGCAGTGTAGTCACCCGGCTGCCATGCGCCGGAAGCTGCTTCCCAGTTCCATTCATCACCGTGGGCGTTGAAAATCTGACCGTGTTTGGATTCTTCGTAGATTTCAATATGCGGATGATCTGGACCAAGGTGACATGAGGCACACGCTTCAGGTTTGCGCGCTTCTGCAACGGAGAACTGGTGACGTGTATGACATACTGTGCAGTTGCCGATGCCGCCATCTGGGTAACGTGTTCCGACACCGCCCGGCCAAGTCATTTTAACCGGCTTGTTATCTGGGCCAAGCTCGACTTCTGTGCCGTGACAAGCCTGACAACCGCCAGCACCTGAGGCACGATTGACCATGGAGCCTTCTTTTTCGCCAAGGAAGTCAGCGCCTTCTGTTGCGATAAGTTTTTTGAATTTTTCGGACTCGATTAACGGCTTACCTGCAAGGTTAGCATGAGCAGATTTTGAAAATTCTTCTGCTTCGTACGGGTGACAGCGTGCACAGGTTTTAGCGGAAACCATAGGGGAGATGTAGATATCTGTACCTTTCAGGCCTTCACACTGGCTCGCCATAGGGGAGTCTTTTTCAACAGCATGACAGTCGTAACAGGATATGCCAGCGTTGCCCATGCGACCATTTTTCCAGCTAGCAATAATGCCCGGTGTCTTAACTGAGTGACACTCAATACAAGACGCTGCTTCTTTACTGTAGCCGCGTTTGATTACAAGTTTTTTTTCGCCAACTACGCCTGCATTTGCAGCAAGTGCAGTCATAAGAACTCCACCAGCTATAAAGATGCTTAACAGCGTAATTTTATGCAGAAATTTCCTCACACGTTCCTCCTTCAAAAATAGAAAAATCAATCCAATGCGTAGCTACTTTTTCGTTGCAAAGTACTCTTTAGTGTGAATTCGCATGTTCTTATGTCCGACATGCTCGTGGCAGCTTGCACACTTTTTGCCAGTATCGCCTCGTAGGTAGTCCCTGTGGGCAATAAGCCCGCCTTTAGAGATTTCTTTTGGCAACAGGTTTACGTGGCACTTACGGCACGCATTGTCATACGTGAATTTTGTACGGTTACGATCGGCAGCAGCTGCCCAATCATATGTGTACGGATCAATAAGCATGTTGTTGACTACGTCAGATACGCCAGTGACTGCTTTTGCTGTGAGATATTCCACAAAGGAACCGTGCGGTAGATGACAATCGACGCATTGCGCCTGAAAGCCTTTGGAATTCATTCCGCCGTGTTTTGACTCCTTCCACGATGTTTGGAACGGCTTCATAACGTGGCAGCTCACACAGAATGTATCTGTATTGGTTGCTTCAACCATGTAGCCAGATGCAAGTACACTGACGACTGTCAGTGCAACGCCCATAATGGCTCCACTGAGCCAGATAGAGCGTTTTGATTTTTTTCTCACATCTGCCTTCTCAGGCATCAAATCACCCCCTTAACAGTTAGTAGAGAGGGGTTCTCCGAAGAGAATTTGAGCGTGCAACGCACGCTACCCTCAGG
Protein-coding regions in this window:
- a CDS encoding BMP family ABC transporter substrate-binding protein, producing MRKVVGIAILAAMVAVAGFGATVAQAKDLKVGFIYVSPVGDAGYSYAHDMGRQAVEKMEGVETSYVESVPEGADATRVINNMARKGFDIIFGTSFGYMDPMLKVAKKFPKTTFMHCSGYKTAPNMSAYFGRIYQSRYLAGLVAGSMTKSNIIGYAAAFPIPEVKRGINAFTLGVRAVNPKAKVHVVWTKTWYDPATEKEAAKSLIDIGSDVIAQHQDSPGPQEAAEEAGIYSIGYNSDMSEFAPKAHLTSAVWNWAAFYPMVVEKVRKGEWKADHYWWGLSEGVVDLAPYGDMVPKDVRTMVDARKEEIKNGTFKVFTGPIKDQSGAVRIKKGEVASDDVLAGMDWFVEGVEGSNQ
- a CDS encoding ABC transporter permease encodes the protein MLGFTIQKRQEPLKWGSFFIFLVALVFSLGVSGLLLAVQGKPPFEAMYLLWDGAFAHDWALEDTILKAIPIFLCSLGVAVCFRMQIWNIGAEGQYALGAMGATWVVLSMPDAPVWALMPLMFLAAAAFGALWAIIPALLREKMGLNEIISTLMLNYIGILLLQYLVYGAWKDPASFGFPMTIMFPDTAIIGELFGRIHWGILVCAGAGIALTVFLKHTRLGFEIMVSGENPRAARYARMPYSALVVLVMGICGALAGWAGLIETSATLNRLQPTVVVGYGFTAIVVAWLARLRITSIAGYSILLAGLRVGVENLQLELQVPASFTGIMQGLILLSVLAGQFFNWYSFQRSKRG
- a CDS encoding ABC transporter permease codes for the protein MGLELIIPILAATIQSGTPILYATLGEMLTERSGVLNLGVEGMMIFGAFFAFVISYYTGNPWLAFACAGILAGILGLAHAVVCLVFQGNQVVSGLALTILGVGLADFLGTPYVGMSAAGFSPFSLPLLSSIPVIGDIFFKHDALVYVSFFLPFLFWFFMNRTRWGLALGAAGENPAACFAAGLNPVKLRWAGIFFGGVLCGLGGAYLSLAYTHLWTNNMTAGRGWIAVALVIFAFWRPGRAMFGAYLFGGIMAFQLRLQAVGATLPSSLLLMLPYALTIVVLLFSSARGKGRQAPAALGVNIEPGE
- a CDS encoding ABC transporter ATP-binding protein; translated protein: MAEYVNKRTNRGAFAGQSPFVRLQGISKHFGKVRANHEITLDIRPGMIKALLGENGAGKSTLMSILSGRFQQTSGDILVDGALTLFSSPKDAIKAGIGMVYQHFMLVESMTVAQNVLLGQEKAFLISPKEQEREVAELAEQYGLPIDPSATVSTLSMGEKQRVEILKLLYRDSRVLILDEPTAVLTPTETEQLFEAMWRMADQGKSLVFISHKLKEVMAVADEIAILRKGEVVDEFKEADVPNETVLANRMVGRDVELSLDAQPAELGATVLDVQGLDGDGLEDIMLSVKKGEIVAIAGVAGNGQKELVEVICGLRKPVRGDVAILGLEWHDFYPRPPRKGRSLAYIPEDRQGLATCKFVDLVDNFLLTTRHSFTTGPFLNRSKAIDTTVEIVEQFNVQPGHIDADARSLSGGNLQKLVIGREFYRQPDIIVAENPTQGLDISATEEVWQRLLEVRSRAGILLITSELNEALQLADRIAVMYRGRIIDQFPKSDTKKVNAIGLMMAGVTPE
- a CDS encoding VOC family protein, coding for MKLGYVTLYVDDIPAAIAFYQNVLGLKLRFTHESGTYAEMETGETVLAFAQHELATQLVPQGYQRAHPDNTALGMQIGFEVDNVTETYKKALANGASTVTKPEVKPWNFESAMVKDPTGHLVEFAKELHPVNPS
- a CDS encoding multiheme c-type cytochrome, giving the protein MRKFLHKITLLSIFIAGGVLMTALAANAGVVGEKKLVIKRGYSKEAASCIECHSVKTPGIIASWKNGRMGNAGISCYDCHAVEKDSPMASQCEGLKGTDIYISPMVSAKTCARCHPYEAEEFSKSAHANLAGKPLIESEKFKKLIATEGADFLGEKEGSMVNRASGAGGCQACHGTEVELGPDNKPVKMTWPGGVGTRYPDGGIGNCTVCHTRHQFSVAEARKPEACASCHLGPDHPHIEIYEESKHGQIFNAHGDEWNWEAASGAWQPGDYTAPTCAVCHMSGIGTLESTHNVTSRLKWNLVHKRSEIRTGERGDGVEGDKKMRQVCKSCHGESHIDAQRQLLDNSVALYNKYWDGAVKMKKELAAKGLLKEDKWKDPYQELMYYLWHHCGRRARHGSAMNGPDYSHWHGFFQVFQVYKDMEDIYNWRIKNNKIEELSPVMSTGPL
- a CDS encoding NapC/NirT family cytochrome c; the protein is MPEKADVRKKSKRSIWLSGAIMGVALTVVSVLASGYMVEATNTDTFCVSCHVMKPFQTSWKESKHGGMNSKGFQAQCVDCHLPHGSFVEYLTAKAVTGVSDVVNNMLIDPYTYDWAAAADRNRTKFTYDNACRKCHVNLLPKEISKGGLIAHRDYLRGDTGKKCASCHEHVGHKNMRIHTKEYFATKK